Below is a window of Shewanella khirikhana DNA.
TGGCAGCAGCTTGGCCAGCACGGTTTCAGAGGTGAGATACACCGCCAGGGTGCCAAAGAGGGCGCCAATGAAAGTGGCGATTGCTGCACTGTACCAAAAGCCGGGCACAAACAGCTGTTTGCGGTAGTAGGTTAAGGCCGACATCGCCGAGCCAAAGCAGGCTGACAGTTTGTTGGTACCCAGCGCAAGATGGGGCGGCAGCCCCAGCGTCAGTAGCGCCGGGATTGACAGCAGTCCACCACCACCGACCACGGCGTCGATAAATCCAGCCAGGAGCCCGACCGCCGCCAAAATGGCCAGACTGGTCGGGTCAAGCAGTAAGTCCAAATTCAATCCTATTCAATGACCCGGCGGTACGGCGGCAGGGCATCGAGCAGCGATTTGCCATAACGTTTACTCACCAGGCGCCGGTCCAAAATGGTGATCCTGCCATAGTCCTGCTCTTTACGCAGCAAACGGCCGCAACTTTGAATGAGTTTACGTGAAGCATCGGGAATGGTCAGCTGCAAAAACGGATTGCCACCCTTGGCCTTGATGTACTCGGCATGGGCCTGCTCCACCGGTGAGGTGGGCACGGCAAAGGGCAGCTTGGTCACGATAAGGTTGGTGAGATAGTCACCGGGCAAATCGAGACCCTCAGAGAAGCTGCCGGTGCCGAACATCAGCGATGGTTTGCCTTCATCACAGCGCTTCTTGTGGTTTTCCAGCAGCAGCTGGCGCGGCGCATTACCTTGAATCAGCAGCGGAATTTTAAGTTTGGGGCCGAGGATCTCAGCCACTTTCTCCATTTGCCAGTAAGAAGCAAACAGCACCAGGCTGGCCATCTCATTTTCAGTCAGCTTTAAAATGTGTTCCGCCAGCTCTTCGGTGTAGCTGTCGTCGGTGGGCTCAGTGCGCATCTTCGGCAAATACAGGGTCGCGTTATTCTCAAAGTCGAAGGGCGATTGCAGCGCCAGATAACGGCTGCCGTCGTGGAGCGACAATCCCACCTGATGGGCGAAATAATCAAATTGATTCAAGGCCCTTAAGGTGGCACTGCACAGCACCACGCCGGCGGCTTTCTCCCACAGCATGGATTCGAGCATAAAGCCCACTTCAATGGGGGAGGCGCAAAACAGATAGTCCGGCAGCTTTCCGGCGGATAACAGTTCAATCCAGCGCGCGGTGGGGGCGCCTTTTTTGCTGTCTTCCTTGGCCATCATCTTCCACAGTTTGTGAAGGTTTTCGAGCCGCTGCAGCATAAAACCGGTTTCGGTTTGTAAACTGTCGGCCTGATGGCGGGGGATGTCGCCATCTTTGATGGCTTCGGCGAGCAGCAACTGCATCTTGTTGAATTGCTTTAGCGCGCCGCTGCTGGCCGTGGTGAGGTTTTCGGCGTGACGCTTCAGCACCTCTGGCAACTCGCCGTTGTTGAAGCGCAGGCGGTTTTCCGGGTTATCAAACCTGGCGCGCTCGCCATCGCAGTAATGGGCCACCTGATTGAGCATGCCCACCAGATCGCCCACATGGTCCTGCATCGCCTGCGCAGGGGCGATGATGTTGTTGCTTTTAATCTGGTTTTGCAGTTTGGCGGCCGTTTTACCGATTTTCTCCAGCCAATCGGCGGCCCCCCTCAGCGTAGCCTGAGCGCTGGAGAAGTCGCGGGCCACCACCGGCAGGTGATGGGCTTCGTCGATAACGTAAAACATCTCTTCGGGATCCGGCAGGATCACCCCGCCGCCCAGTTCCAGATCCGCAAACAGCAGACT
It encodes the following:
- the dinG gene encoding ATP-dependent DNA helicase DinG, whose protein sequence is MLPDKVKTQVRAIYKDIAAALPNFRSRREQNYMVAEISKTLAGEYDKHRRIIVVEAGTGIGKSLSYILGTIPLALSTKKKVCIATATVALQEQLLHQDLPFFLAQSGLNFRFGLVKGRQRYVCLAKLEMLIGDNNGTQMAMWQTKPDTAQVEMLQKLHQDYHKGLWNGEIDTLETPLPDHLWQQIACDKHSCHRQNASHRNCPFHKAREDVDTWDVLIANHSLLFADLELGGGVILPDPEEMFYVIDEAHHLPVVARDFSSAQATLRGAADWLEKIGKTAAKLQNQIKSNNIIAPAQAMQDHVGDLVGMLNQVAHYCDGERARFDNPENRLRFNNGELPEVLKRHAENLTTASSGALKQFNKMQLLLAEAIKDGDIPRHQADSLQTETGFMLQRLENLHKLWKMMAKEDSKKGAPTARWIELLSAGKLPDYLFCASPIEVGFMLESMLWEKAAGVVLCSATLRALNQFDYFAHQVGLSLHDGSRYLALQSPFDFENNATLYLPKMRTEPTDDSYTEELAEHILKLTENEMASLVLFASYWQMEKVAEILGPKLKIPLLIQGNAPRQLLLENHKKRCDEGKPSLMFGTGSFSEGLDLPGDYLTNLIVTKLPFAVPTSPVEQAHAEYIKAKGGNPFLQLTIPDASRKLIQSCGRLLRKEQDYGRITILDRRLVSKRYGKSLLDALPPYRRVIE